The following proteins are encoded in a genomic region of Capra hircus breed San Clemente chromosome 16, ASM170441v1, whole genome shotgun sequence:
- the NUCKS1 gene encoding nuclear ubiquitous casein and cyclin-dependent kinase substrate 1 isoform X1 — translation MSRPVRNRKVVDYSQFQESDDADEDYGRDSGPPAKKIRSSPREAKNKRRSGKNSQEDSEDSEEKDVKTKKDDSHSAEDSEDEKEDHKSVRQQRQAASKAASKQREMLMGDAGSEEEQEEEDEAPFQEKDSGSDEDFLVEDDDDSDYGSSKKKNKKMVKKSKPERKEKKMPKPRLKATVTPSPVKGKGKVGRPTASKASKEKTPSPKEEDEEPESPLEKKTSSSPPPEKSGDEASEDEAQSGED, via the exons AAATAGGAAGGTCGTTGATTATTCACAATTTCAGGAATCCGATGATGCTG ATGAAGATTATGGAAGAGATTCAGGCCCTCCAGCTAAGAAAATCCGATCATCTCCCCGAGAAGCTAAAAATAAGAGGCgatctggaaagaattcacaggaAGATAG TGAGGACTCAGAAGAAAAAGATGTGAAGACTAAGAAGGATGATTCTCATTCAGCAG AGGACAGTGAAGACGAGAAGGAAGACCATAAGAGCGTGCGCCAGCAACGGCAGGCGGCCTCTAAGGCAGCCTCCAAGCAGAGGGAGATGCTCATGGGCGATGCGGGCAGCGAGGAGGAGcaagaggaggaggacgaggcgCCGTTCCAGGAGA AAGATTCCGGCAGTGATGAGGATTTCCTAGTAGAAGACGATGATGATAGTGACTATGGcagttcaaaaaagaaaaacaaaaagatggtTAAGAAGTCGAAgcctgagagaaaagaaaagaaaatgccgaAGCCCAGGCTAAAGGCCACAG tgaCGCCAAGTCCTGTGAAAGGCAAGGGGAAAGTGGGTCGCCCCACAGCTTCAAAGGCATCAAAGGAAAAGACTCCTTCTCCCAAAGAAGAAGATGAGGAACCAGAAAGCCCTCTGGAAAAGAAAACGTCTTCAAGCCCTccacctgagaaatctggggaTGAAGCGTCTGAAGATGAAGCCCAGTCTGGGGAAGATTAA
- the NUCKS1 gene encoding nuclear ubiquitous casein and cyclin-dependent kinase substrate 1 isoform X2, with protein sequence MSRPVRNRKVVDYSQFQESDDADEDYGRDSGPPAKKIRSSPREAKNKRRSGKNSQEDSEDSEEKDVKTKKDDSHSAEDSEDEKEDHKSVRQQRQAASKAASKQREMLMGDAGSEEEQEEEDEAPFQENSGSDEDFLVEDDDDSDYGSSKKKNKKMVKKSKPERKEKKMPKPRLKATVTPSPVKGKGKVGRPTASKASKEKTPSPKEEDEEPESPLEKKTSSSPPPEKSGDEASEDEAQSGED encoded by the exons AAATAGGAAGGTCGTTGATTATTCACAATTTCAGGAATCCGATGATGCTG ATGAAGATTATGGAAGAGATTCAGGCCCTCCAGCTAAGAAAATCCGATCATCTCCCCGAGAAGCTAAAAATAAGAGGCgatctggaaagaattcacaggaAGATAG TGAGGACTCAGAAGAAAAAGATGTGAAGACTAAGAAGGATGATTCTCATTCAGCAG AGGACAGTGAAGACGAGAAGGAAGACCATAAGAGCGTGCGCCAGCAACGGCAGGCGGCCTCTAAGGCAGCCTCCAAGCAGAGGGAGATGCTCATGGGCGATGCGGGCAGCGAGGAGGAGcaagaggaggaggacgaggcgCCGTTCCAGGAGA ATTCCGGCAGTGATGAGGATTTCCTAGTAGAAGACGATGATGATAGTGACTATGGcagttcaaaaaagaaaaacaaaaagatggtTAAGAAGTCGAAgcctgagagaaaagaaaagaaaatgccgaAGCCCAGGCTAAAGGCCACAG tgaCGCCAAGTCCTGTGAAAGGCAAGGGGAAAGTGGGTCGCCCCACAGCTTCAAAGGCATCAAAGGAAAAGACTCCTTCTCCCAAAGAAGAAGATGAGGAACCAGAAAGCCCTCTGGAAAAGAAAACGTCTTCAAGCCCTccacctgagaaatctggggaTGAAGCGTCTGAAGATGAAGCCCAGTCTGGGGAAGATTAA